The Vibrio pomeroyi genome window below encodes:
- the hutC gene encoding histidine utilization repressor, with amino-acid sequence MSKAPLYLQIKQFIDDKITNGHWPVGYQITTELELTEQFNVSRMTVNKAIRDLVSEGKLIRKPRLGTFVCEPEEKAQSPLLDINNIAQEIKDRGQTYTSQVIKHDSIKADESTATRLGVMINAEVFYSEIIHFADNTPIQLEARWVNSQAAPQYLEQDFSASTPNEYLSKSCPLSAIEHTVEAIIPDSKIRTSLKLSESEPCLLLNRRTWSKERLISFALLYHPGSKYKLSSKIVLD; translated from the coding sequence ATGTCGAAAGCGCCGCTCTACCTTCAGATAAAACAGTTCATAGACGACAAAATTACCAATGGTCACTGGCCGGTGGGTTATCAAATTACCACCGAACTCGAACTCACAGAGCAGTTCAATGTAAGTCGAATGACGGTGAATAAAGCAATTCGAGATCTTGTGTCTGAAGGCAAGCTCATCAGGAAGCCAAGACTGGGCACTTTTGTGTGTGAGCCAGAGGAAAAAGCGCAATCTCCCCTACTTGATATCAACAACATCGCCCAAGAGATCAAAGACCGTGGCCAAACCTACACAAGTCAAGTGATCAAGCACGATAGTATCAAAGCTGATGAAAGCACCGCCACACGGTTAGGCGTGATGATCAATGCAGAAGTATTCTATAGTGAAATCATCCACTTTGCCGACAATACGCCGATACAATTGGAAGCTCGATGGGTAAACTCACAAGCGGCTCCTCAATACTTAGAACAAGATTTTTCAGCCTCAACACCCAATGAATATCTTTCAAAAAGCTGCCCGTTGAGTGCGATCGAGCACACGGTTGAAGCCATTATTCCAGACTCGAAAATCAGAACGTCACTAAAGCTATCTGAATCAGAGCCTTGCCTTCTTCTTAATAGAAGAACATGGAGCAAAGAACGCCTTATCAGCTTTGCATTACTCTACCATCCTGGCTCTAAGTACAAATTAAGCTCTAAGATAGTTTTAGATTAA
- the hutI gene encoding imidazolonepropionase, translated as MNLILKNARVVSMSSGADGYQPSSPQDIVIENGKIVSISCSNQSALTSESEQASVDGSLDYSTYDCKNKLVTPGLIDCHTHLVFAGNRANEFEQRLNGVSYTDIAKQGGGILATVTATRAAQEAELVEMALPRLDGLLRSGVTSVEVKSGYGLTLDDELKMLRAAKALENHRRIKITTTLLAAHAVPPEYKEQPDRYIDLVCQEIIPKAAEQGLADAVDVFCESIGFNLEQTERVFAAAKQHGLAIKGHTEQLSNMGGSALAAKYGALSVDHVEYLDETGVKALAKSGTVATLLPGAFYFLKETQQPPIALLREYNIPMAIATDLNPGTSPFADLTLMMNMSCTLFGTTPEESLRGVTCHAAAAIGESQNRGKIEVGYAADLAIWNIEHPADLSYQVGVPHLHKRIVNGEVCHDSI; from the coding sequence ATGAATTTGATCCTCAAAAATGCACGAGTGGTCTCGATGAGCTCGGGAGCCGATGGTTATCAACCTTCTTCCCCACAAGATATCGTTATCGAAAACGGTAAAATCGTGTCCATCTCTTGTTCAAACCAGAGCGCACTTACTTCTGAATCAGAACAAGCAAGTGTTGATGGTTCTTTGGATTACTCCACCTACGACTGCAAAAACAAGCTAGTCACCCCAGGCCTGATTGACTGCCACACTCACCTTGTATTTGCAGGTAATCGCGCCAACGAATTTGAACAGCGTTTGAATGGTGTGTCTTACACCGACATCGCAAAGCAAGGCGGCGGTATTCTAGCGACGGTAACGGCGACCCGAGCCGCACAAGAAGCCGAACTGGTTGAAATGGCGCTGCCTAGATTAGACGGACTTCTAAGAAGTGGCGTCACCAGCGTTGAAGTAAAGTCTGGTTACGGTTTAACGCTTGATGACGAACTCAAGATGTTACGCGCTGCCAAAGCCTTAGAAAATCACCGTCGTATTAAGATCACCACCACACTCCTTGCAGCACATGCTGTACCACCCGAATATAAAGAGCAGCCAGATCGTTACATTGATCTGGTATGCCAAGAGATCATCCCCAAAGCTGCAGAGCAAGGGCTAGCCGACGCGGTCGACGTATTCTGTGAATCGATCGGCTTCAACCTAGAACAAACCGAGCGTGTATTTGCGGCAGCGAAACAACATGGACTAGCGATAAAAGGCCACACAGAACAGCTTTCCAATATGGGCGGCAGTGCACTGGCCGCTAAATACGGTGCTCTCTCTGTTGATCATGTTGAGTACTTAGATGAAACCGGAGTAAAAGCACTGGCGAAATCAGGCACAGTTGCAACATTACTGCCCGGCGCTTTCTATTTCTTGAAAGAGACTCAACAGCCACCTATTGCCTTACTTCGTGAATACAATATCCCAATGGCAATCGCGACGGATTTAAACCCCGGCACTTCTCCTTTTGCTGACTTAACACTGATGATGAACATGAGCTGCACCCTGTTTGGCACAACCCCAGAAGAATCATTGCGTGGTGTGACTTGCCATGCTGCCGCTGCCATTGGCGAGTCACAAAACAGAGGCAAAATCGAAGTCGGCTACGCTGCTGATTTGGCGATTTGGAATATCGAGCACCCTGCCGACTTAAGCTATCAAGTTGGTGTTCCGCACCTGCATAAACGCATTGTTAATGGCGAGGTATGTCATGACTCAATCTAA
- the hutG gene encoding formimidoylglutamase — translation MTQSKSNSTNTVSTTHNFVWTGRNDLEDGELGTRVHHIIEQMQSTDLNDGLNGNTVALVGFASDAGVARNKGRVGAKQAPNLIRQALANMAWHSDAHIADLGDVECNDSQLEVSQKQCASVIANALSTNKVITLGGGHEVAWASFQGLAEHLHKAQPERKPKIGIVNFDAHFDLREFESDIADVKPSSGTPFNQISDYCHTHQWPFHYACLGVSAASNTKALFNKADQLGVWYEHDRDITQVNQIAQLVKLQKFIAECDYLYLTIDLDVFPAATAPGVSAPAARGVSYEALAPFLEQIFKHSEKLIIADIAEYNPDYDVDGQTARLAARLCWDIASAMAGD, via the coding sequence ATGACTCAATCTAAATCCAACAGCACTAATACAGTATCCACTACTCACAACTTTGTATGGACAGGACGCAATGACCTTGAAGATGGCGAACTCGGTACTCGCGTTCATCACATTATCGAGCAAATGCAAAGTACTGACTTAAATGACGGACTTAATGGCAACACTGTTGCCTTGGTTGGCTTTGCTAGCGATGCTGGAGTGGCAAGAAATAAAGGACGTGTTGGCGCGAAACAAGCACCTAATTTGATTCGTCAAGCGTTGGCCAATATGGCTTGGCACAGTGATGCACATATTGCTGATCTTGGTGATGTTGAATGTAACGACAGTCAATTAGAAGTGAGCCAAAAACAGTGTGCTTCTGTGATTGCCAATGCGCTATCAACCAACAAAGTGATTACCCTTGGCGGTGGTCACGAAGTGGCTTGGGCGTCTTTCCAAGGCCTAGCTGAACATCTACATAAAGCTCAACCAGAGCGCAAGCCTAAGATAGGCATCGTTAATTTTGATGCTCACTTTGACCTTCGAGAATTCGAAAGCGACATCGCTGACGTTAAACCCAGTTCAGGTACACCATTTAATCAGATCAGCGATTACTGCCACACACATCAGTGGCCATTCCATTACGCTTGCCTAGGTGTGAGTGCCGCCAGCAATACCAAAGCACTGTTCAATAAAGCCGATCAACTCGGTGTGTGGTACGAACATGATCGCGATATCACCCAAGTAAACCAAATAGCTCAACTGGTTAAGTTGCAAAAATTCATCGCTGAGTGTGATTACCTCTACCTCACTATTGACCTTGACGTATTCCCTGCTGCGACTGCGCCAGGTGTCAGTGCCCCAGCAGCTAGAGGCGTTAGCTATGAAGCGCTCGCGCCTTTTCTAGAACAGATTTTCAAACACAGTGAAAAACTCATTATCGCGGACATTGCGGAATACAACCCAGACTACGACGTTGATGGCCAAACGGCTCGATTGGCAGCTCGTTTGTGTTGGGATATAGCCAGTGCAATGGCAGGCGACTAA
- a CDS encoding urocanate hydratase yields the protein MTEHHNSDPRLDTTREIRAPHGTTLRAKSWLTEAPLRMLMNNLDPDVAEHPHALVVYGGIGRAARDWKCYDKIVEVLERLEDDQTLLVQSGKPVGVFSTHKNAPRVLIANSNLVPHWANWEHFNELDKEGLMMYGQMTAGSWIYIGSQGIVQGTYETFVAIAKKHFQGEAKGKWVLTGGLGGMGGAQPLAATMAGFSMIAVECDESRIDYRLRTGYVDKKATSLDEAMAMIKESDTPISVGLLGNAADVFPELVERNITPDVVTDQTSAHDPLNGYLPQGWTMEKAAQERTIDEAKVVKAAKQSMAIQVQAMLDLQYRGAATVDYGNNIRQMALEEGVENAFDFPGFVPAYIRPLFCEGIGPFRWAALSGDPKDIYKTDQKVKELIPDNPHLHNWLDMARERIQFQGLPARICWVGLKDRERLGQAFNEMVKNGELKAPVVIGRDHLDSGSVASPNRETEGMMDGSDAVSDWPLLNALLNTAGGATWVSLHHGGGVGMGFSQHSGMVICCDGSEDASQRIARVLHNDPATGVMRHADAGYDIAKQCAKEQKLDLPMLNEELRRL from the coding sequence ATGACGGAACACCACAACAGTGACCCTCGCCTCGACACGACTCGCGAAATTCGCGCACCTCATGGCACCACTTTACGCGCAAAATCTTGGTTAACAGAAGCACCACTACGTATGCTGATGAACAACCTAGATCCTGATGTGGCAGAACACCCACATGCACTGGTTGTGTATGGTGGTATTGGTCGCGCTGCGCGTGATTGGAAATGTTATGACAAGATTGTTGAAGTATTAGAGCGTTTAGAAGACGACCAAACACTGCTTGTTCAATCAGGTAAACCTGTAGGCGTGTTCTCGACTCATAAAAACGCACCTCGCGTATTAATCGCTAACTCGAACCTTGTTCCACACTGGGCAAACTGGGAACACTTCAATGAGCTCGATAAAGAAGGCTTGATGATGTATGGCCAAATGACCGCTGGTAGCTGGATCTACATCGGATCACAAGGCATCGTCCAAGGTACTTACGAAACCTTTGTGGCTATCGCGAAGAAACACTTCCAAGGCGAAGCCAAAGGTAAATGGGTACTCACCGGTGGCCTTGGTGGTATGGGGGGCGCTCAGCCTCTTGCAGCTACTATGGCTGGCTTCTCAATGATCGCGGTTGAATGTGATGAATCACGAATCGATTACCGCTTGCGTACTGGCTATGTCGACAAAAAAGCCACCAGCTTAGATGAAGCGATGGCTATGATTAAAGAGTCAGACACACCTATTTCTGTTGGCCTGCTAGGTAATGCCGCTGATGTATTCCCTGAGTTAGTAGAGCGCAACATCACGCCAGATGTAGTGACCGACCAAACCTCTGCCCACGATCCTCTGAACGGCTACTTACCGCAAGGGTGGACGATGGAGAAAGCAGCACAAGAGCGTACCATTGATGAAGCGAAAGTCGTTAAGGCAGCTAAGCAATCCATGGCGATTCAAGTTCAAGCGATGCTAGACCTGCAATACCGTGGTGCTGCGACCGTGGATTACGGCAACAACATTCGCCAAATGGCATTGGAGGAAGGCGTAGAAAACGCGTTTGATTTCCCAGGTTTCGTTCCTGCTTATATTCGCCCACTGTTCTGTGAAGGTATCGGTCCATTCCGTTGGGCTGCACTGTCTGGTGACCCAAAAGACATCTACAAAACAGACCAAAAAGTAAAAGAACTGATTCCAGACAACCCACATCTACACAACTGGCTAGACATGGCACGTGAACGCATTCAGTTCCAAGGTCTACCAGCTCGTATTTGTTGGGTTGGTTTGAAAGACCGTGAACGCTTAGGTCAAGCATTCAATGAAATGGTGAAAAATGGCGAACTGAAAGCACCAGTAGTCATCGGTCGTGACCACCTAGATTCAGGTTCTGTTGCAAGCCCGAACCGCGAAACAGAAGGCATGATGGATGGATCAGATGCCGTATCAGATTGGCCTCTATTGAACGCACTACTAAACACAGCAGGTGGCGCAACTTGGGTTTCTCTGCACCATGGTGGCGGCGTTGGCATGGGCTTCTCACAACACTCAGGAATGGTGATTTGTTGTGATGGTAGTGAAGATGCATCACAGCGTATTGCTCGCGTGCTTCATAATGACCCTGCAACCGGCGTTATGCGTCATGCAGATGCGGGTTACGATATTGCCAAGCAGTGTGCGAAAGAACAAAAGCTTGATTTACCTATGCTAAACGAAGAACTTCGTCGCCTTTAA
- the hutH gene encoding histidine ammonia-lyase gives MLNLLLKPGLLGLSELRKISRSPVNLSLDPAAIPDIEASMQVVEQVIAEDRTVYGINTGFGLLANTKIAPEDLEVLQKSIVLSHAAGIGKFMSDETVRLMMVLKINSLSRGYSGIRLKVINALIDLVNAQVYPCVPQKGSVGASGDLAPLAHMSTVLLGEGQARHNGKIITGLEAMKIAGLEPITLAPKEGLALLNGTQASTAFALEGLFAAEDLFASATVCGAMSVEAALGSRRPFDPRIHRVRGHRGQMDAALAYRHMLDQKSEIGESHTCCEKVQDPYSLRCQPQVMGACLQQIRNSAETLNVEANSVSDNPLVFADDGDIISGGNFHAEPVAMAADNLALAIAEIGSLSERRMALLIDSALSKLPPFLVDNGGVNSGFMIAQVTSAALASENKTLAHPASVDSLPTSANQEDHVSMATFAGRRLRDMAENTRGILAVEYLAAAQGLDFRAPNLSSPRVEEAKQILREKVSFYDKDRYFSPDIEQANLLLKLSVHNHLMPEGLLCSF, from the coding sequence ATGTTGAATTTATTACTGAAACCAGGACTTCTAGGCCTATCTGAACTTCGCAAGATTAGCCGTAGCCCGGTGAACTTATCACTCGACCCCGCTGCAATTCCAGATATTGAAGCGAGCATGCAGGTTGTCGAACAAGTGATCGCTGAAGATCGCACTGTCTATGGCATCAACACGGGGTTTGGCTTACTAGCGAACACAAAAATTGCACCAGAAGATCTTGAAGTTCTGCAGAAAAGTATCGTGCTTTCTCACGCAGCAGGCATCGGTAAATTCATGTCAGATGAGACTGTACGTTTGATGATGGTGCTGAAGATTAACAGCTTGTCTCGCGGTTATTCCGGTATCCGCCTCAAGGTGATTAATGCTCTTATCGATCTTGTGAACGCGCAGGTTTACCCATGCGTGCCACAGAAAGGATCAGTTGGTGCATCTGGCGACCTTGCTCCCCTCGCCCACATGAGTACCGTTCTACTTGGTGAAGGCCAAGCACGACACAACGGCAAAATCATTACAGGTTTAGAAGCGATGAAGATCGCAGGGCTAGAGCCAATCACGCTCGCACCTAAAGAAGGTTTAGCGCTGTTAAACGGCACGCAAGCTTCAACCGCATTTGCACTAGAAGGCCTATTCGCGGCGGAAGATTTATTTGCGTCTGCAACTGTCTGTGGCGCTATGTCTGTTGAAGCTGCGCTAGGTAGCCGCCGCCCGTTTGATCCTCGTATTCACCGCGTTCGTGGTCACCGTGGCCAAATGGACGCTGCGTTAGCTTACCGACATATGCTTGATCAAAAGAGTGAAATTGGTGAATCACACACTTGCTGTGAAAAGGTACAAGACCCGTATTCACTGCGTTGTCAGCCTCAAGTGATGGGCGCGTGTCTACAGCAGATCCGTAACTCAGCAGAAACGTTAAACGTTGAAGCAAACTCGGTATCTGATAACCCGCTGGTTTTCGCTGACGATGGCGACATCATTTCGGGCGGCAACTTCCACGCAGAACCCGTTGCTATGGCCGCAGATAACCTTGCATTAGCCATCGCAGAGATCGGCAGCTTGTCAGAGCGAAGAATGGCACTGCTGATTGATAGCGCACTAAGCAAACTTCCACCTTTCTTGGTCGATAATGGCGGCGTGAACTCTGGCTTTATGATTGCTCAGGTAACGTCTGCAGCATTAGCAAGCGAGAATAAAACACTGGCTCACCCAGCTTCTGTAGACAGCTTGCCAACCTCCGCGAACCAAGAAGATCACGTGTCGATGGCAACCTTTGCGGGTCGTCGTCTTCGTGACATGGCAGAAAACACTCGTGGAATCTTGGCCGTTGAGTATTTAGCAGCAGCACAAGGTTTGGATTTTAGAGCGCCAAATCTGTCTTCTCCTCGAGTAGAAGAAGCAAAACAGATCCTGCGCGAGAAAGTCAGCTTCTACGACAAAGACCGTTACTTCTCACCTGATATCGAGCAAGCAAATCTACTGCTCAAATTATCAGTGCATAACCATCTAATGCCAGAAGGCCTACTGTGTAGCTTCTAA
- a CDS encoding DUF3581 domain-containing protein: protein MFLTPYFSTEDNQFQFTREQASHFAKKVAADFNPIHDEDNKRFCVPGDLLFAVLLQKEGISQKMRFDFSGMVGNGIALSVDNKCEKESSLVDEKGKEYLHMSCEGEKSHDQAFIEHVVTNYVKFSGMNFPHIMVPLMEEQQMMINCQRPLVIYESMEVEFTRLDLSHPEVEFSGATFDVEGKRGIVTLNFDFKEDGEVVGKGVKRMVASGLKPYDQASVDDLVNRFNERKEMFLAQFAAAA, encoded by the coding sequence ATGTTTCTGACTCCTTACTTTTCTACTGAAGACAATCAATTTCAATTCACTCGTGAACAAGCTAGCCACTTTGCTAAAAAAGTAGCTGCTGACTTCAACCCAATTCACGATGAAGACAACAAGCGCTTCTGCGTGCCTGGCGATCTTTTGTTTGCAGTTCTTCTGCAAAAAGAGGGCATCAGCCAAAAAATGCGTTTTGATTTTTCAGGTATGGTTGGTAACGGTATTGCACTAAGCGTTGACAACAAGTGTGAGAAAGAAAGCTCACTGGTTGACGAGAAAGGCAAAGAGTACCTACACATGTCTTGTGAAGGTGAAAAGAGCCACGATCAAGCATTCATCGAACACGTAGTAACAAACTACGTTAAGTTCTCAGGCATGAACTTCCCACACATCATGGTTCCTCTTATGGAAGAACAACAAATGATGATCAACTGCCAACGTCCTCTTGTGATTTACGAGAGCATGGAAGTTGAATTTACTCGTCTAGACCTATCTCACCCAGAAGTTGAATTCTCTGGTGCGACTTTTGATGTTGAAGGCAAGCGTGGCATCGTGACCCTGAACTTCGATTTCAAAGAAGATGGCGAAGTAGTCGGTAAAGGCGTGAAGCGCATGGTAGCAAGTGGCCTTAAGCCATACGACCAAGCTTCTGTAGACGACCTAGTAAACCGCTTCAACGAGCGTAAAGAGATGTTTCTAGCTCAGTTCGCAGCTGCCGCTTAA
- a CDS encoding trypsin-like serine protease, whose translation MVQAKWLSLGIYAVSLSSTSVLADVSARIINGKEATDGNWPFMAALVSRNVNAYDGQFCGASFIGERYVLTAAHCVEGNSREDLDVVIGVSNLSSSQAAQHRYAVENIYVHQYYNSVATGSDIAIIELVEKPSESVVNLVDGYTRGNLNDGQMLTVMGWGDQDASDGYSSKSELYQVNVPLVNQYQCNSAPYYGYSFIGNDAFCAGYSDGGYDSCQGDSGGPIVVSTNGVYEQLGIVSWGEGCALADAYGVYTNISYFDDWIDEQKVGFSYRQTEMLGARLLATISHTFEFTNKSDQNIEVNSVYPISGYDTAITDNGCSTLTAGQSCEVVVSYNLNSIGEHEFGINVDTDSLLGTVTSTVSVIGTNVAPSNVNALVGVPHSGVYNTESWNVEGSTIASPVIGNSESTSFVVEGIPTGTVSFDLTASSEEKYDFVEVYINGQQLDRVSGEFSGSVNLPMVRDADNSFMVTYVKDSSGSSGNDKATIKNFAYTDEVKISKSEGTQNAKSSGGSSGGSLGWYWLVMLLGGAMRRKSFSLFKRKGSQ comes from the coding sequence ATGGTTCAGGCTAAATGGTTGTCGTTAGGTATCTATGCAGTGAGTCTGTCTTCAACGTCGGTGTTGGCAGATGTTTCAGCTCGAATTATAAACGGTAAAGAAGCGACAGACGGAAATTGGCCATTTATGGCTGCGTTAGTCTCAAGGAACGTGAACGCTTATGACGGTCAGTTTTGTGGTGCGAGCTTCATTGGTGAGCGATATGTATTAACTGCCGCTCACTGTGTGGAAGGTAATAGTCGTGAAGATCTAGACGTCGTGATTGGCGTATCCAACCTTTCCTCATCACAAGCTGCACAGCATAGGTATGCTGTTGAAAATATTTACGTGCATCAATATTACAACTCTGTAGCGACAGGCAGTGACATAGCTATTATTGAGCTAGTAGAAAAGCCGTCAGAGTCTGTGGTTAATCTCGTTGATGGTTATACTCGTGGCAACTTGAATGACGGCCAAATGCTAACGGTGATGGGTTGGGGTGATCAGGACGCATCCGATGGGTACTCATCGAAGAGTGAATTGTATCAAGTCAATGTTCCTTTGGTTAACCAGTACCAATGTAATAGTGCTCCCTACTATGGTTACTCCTTTATTGGCAATGACGCATTCTGTGCTGGTTACAGTGATGGTGGTTACGACTCTTGTCAGGGAGACAGTGGCGGCCCAATAGTTGTTTCAACCAATGGCGTGTATGAACAACTGGGTATTGTAAGCTGGGGAGAAGGGTGCGCACTAGCTGATGCTTACGGTGTTTATACCAATATTAGTTACTTTGATGATTGGATTGATGAGCAGAAAGTTGGGTTTAGCTACCGTCAAACGGAAATGCTAGGTGCAAGGTTATTAGCTACTATTTCTCATACCTTCGAATTCACAAATAAGTCTGATCAAAACATCGAAGTGAACAGTGTCTATCCAATCTCCGGTTATGATACTGCTATAACAGATAATGGATGTAGCACCTTAACTGCAGGGCAAAGCTGTGAAGTTGTGGTGAGTTATAACCTAAACTCAATCGGTGAGCATGAATTTGGTATTAACGTTGATACTGATTCACTATTAGGCACGGTGACTTCAACGGTTTCTGTTATCGGGACAAATGTTGCACCAAGTAACGTAAACGCTTTAGTTGGGGTACCTCACAGCGGTGTTTATAATACAGAATCTTGGAATGTGGAAGGAAGCACTATAGCCTCTCCAGTTATTGGCAATAGTGAATCTACATCATTTGTTGTTGAGGGCATTCCCACCGGTACGGTTTCTTTCGATCTTACAGCTTCGTCTGAAGAAAAATATGACTTTGTTGAGGTTTACATTAATGGGCAGCAACTCGATAGAGTATCGGGCGAGTTTTCTGGCTCAGTAAATTTACCGATGGTAAGAGATGCTGACAACAGCTTCATGGTTACTTATGTGAAAGATTCGTCAGGTTCTTCAGGGAATGACAAAGCTACGATCAAAAACTTTGCGTATACCGATGAGGTAAAGATATCTAAGTCTGAGGGCACACAGAACGCAAAAAGTTCAGGTGGCAGCAGCGGTGGTTCACTAGGTTGGTATTGGCTGGTGATGCTTTTAGGCGGCGCGATGAGACGTAAGTCATTTTCGTTATTTAAGAGGAAAGGTAGTCAGTAA
- a CDS encoding isoprenylcysteine carboxylmethyltransferase family protein: MRFLELKVPPVALFMLVIVASYFCAQQLSTAAIALPYKLIILGVGIALSGVVGLSGIWEFRKQKTTVNPIKVETASAVVDSGIFGYTRNPMYLGLFILLFCVGYYFQNIFSILLSFVFVIYMNQFQIKPEERALEQLFGAEYVDYKQKVRRWI; the protein is encoded by the coding sequence ATGAGATTTCTTGAATTAAAAGTACCACCGGTTGCTCTGTTTATGTTGGTAATTGTTGCGTCTTATTTCTGCGCTCAACAACTAAGTACGGCGGCAATAGCATTGCCTTATAAGCTCATCATTTTAGGTGTTGGAATCGCATTGAGTGGCGTGGTCGGATTGTCCGGTATCTGGGAGTTTAGAAAACAGAAAACCACCGTTAACCCGATCAAAGTCGAAACCGCCTCAGCAGTCGTAGACAGCGGCATTTTCGGCTACACCCGAAACCCAATGTATCTAGGGCTATTCATTTTACTATTCTGCGTTGGCTACTACTTTCAAAACATCTTCAGTATCTTACTCAGCTTTGTGTTCGTGATTTACATGAATCAATTCCAAATCAAGCCAGAAGAGCGTGCTCTAGAGCAATTGTTCGGCGCTGAATATGTTGATTACAAACAAAAGGTTAGGCGTTGGATCTGA